From one Babylonia areolata isolate BAREFJ2019XMU chromosome 35, ASM4173473v1, whole genome shotgun sequence genomic stretch:
- the LOC143277946 gene encoding cathepsin B-like, whose translation MWCQWLSTLAVLSLCTGHILKFEPSFPDFGILSDAEIDHVNSLGTTWKAGRNFDTSRVRGVMRMLGARKLPENLRILPEKTGSMGLDLPENFDPRTKWPMCKSLSEIRDQGDCGSCWAFGAVEAMTDRICIHSQGAKTAHISAEDLLSCCGECGDGCDGGYPGLAWNYWQDKGLVTGGQYGSDEGCQPYRIQPCDHHVVGKLKPCTAFISPTPACVSQCQASYNVSYLDDKHFGATAYSVSGIETIQEELYTNGPIEVSYEVYSDFLGYKSGVYQHVSGSFLGLHAVKLLGWGVEDGTPYWLVANSWNTDWGDDGYFKILRGSNECGIEGSCVTGLPSDQ comes from the exons at GTGGTGTCAGTGGCTGTCAACGCTGGCAGTCCTGTCGTTGTGTACGGGGCACATTCTCAAGTTCGAACCTTCGTTCCCTGATTTTGGGATTCTGTCTGATGCAGAGATCGACCATGTCAATTCCCTGGGAACAACGTGGAAG GCAGGGCGTAACTTTGACACCAGTCGAGTCAGAGGAGTTATGCGCATGCTCGGAGCACGCAAACTTCCTGAAAATTTAAGGATACTCCCGGAAAAAACCGGCTCTATGGGACTGGACCTTCCTGAAAATTTCGACCCCCGGACCAAATGGCCCATGTGCAAATCTCTGTCTGAAATCAGAGACCAGGGAGACTGCGGGTCGTGCTGG GCCTTTGGGGCCGTTGAAGCCATGACGGACCGGATCTGCATTCACTCACAGGGGGCCAAGACCGCACACATCTCCGCTGAGGACTTGCTGAGCTGCTGCGGAGAGTGTGGGGACGG ATGTGATGGTGGATATCCTGGATTGGCCTGGAACTACTGGCAGGACAAGGGCCTGGTCACTGGAGGGCAGTATGGATCTGACGag gGCTGTCAGCCATACAGAATCCAGCCATGTGACCATCACGTGGTGGGGAAACTGAAGCCTTGTACGGCCTTCATTTCTCCAACACCAGCATGTGTCTCACAGTGCCAGGCCAGCTACAATGTCAGCTACCTGGACGACAAGCACTTTGGAG CGACAGCGTACAGCGTGAGTGGAATTGAAACCATCCAGGAGGAGCTCTATACCAATGGGCCGATCGAGGTATCATACGAAGTGTATTCAGATTTCCTGGGCTACAAATCCG gtgtGTACCAGCACGTGTCTGGCAGCTTTCTGGGGCTGCACGCGGTGAAGTTGCTGGGCTGGGGGGTAGAGGACGGAACCCCGTACTGGCTGGTGGCTAACTCCTGGAACACGGACTGGGGGGATGACG gttatTTCAAGATTCTTCGTGGATCTAACGAGTGCGGAATTGAAGGGTCGTGTGTGACTGGTCTGCCGAGCGACCAGTAA